Proteins from a single region of Bradyrhizobium diazoefficiens:
- the rplT gene encoding 50S ribosomal protein L20, with amino-acid sequence MSRVKRGVTAHAKHKKVYKAAKGFYGRRKNTIRAAKPAVEKAQQYAFRDRKRKKRTFRALWIQRLNAAVRPFGLTYSRFIDGLAKSGITVDRKVLSDLAIHEPASFQAIAEKAKAALAA; translated from the coding sequence ATGTCTCGCGTCAAACGCGGTGTGACCGCCCACGCCAAGCACAAGAAAGTCTACAAGGCCGCCAAGGGCTTCTACGGCCGCCGCAAGAACACCATCCGCGCCGCCAAGCCGGCCGTGGAGAAGGCGCAGCAATACGCGTTCCGTGACCGCAAGCGCAAGAAGCGCACCTTCCGCGCGCTCTGGATCCAGCGTCTCAACGCTGCGGTTCGTCCGTTCGGCCTGACTTACAGCCGATTTATCGACGGTCTCGCCAAGTCGGGCATCACCGTGGACCGCAAGGTGCTGTCGGATCTCGCGATCCACGAGCCTGCGTCGTTCCAGGCGATCGCCGAGAAGGCCAAGGCTGCGCTGGCCGCCTGA
- the rpmI gene encoding 50S ribosomal protein L35 produces MPKLKTKSGAKKRFKVTATGKVMFAHRGKRHGMIKRTKKQIRQLRGTSVLFKTDGDNVKKYFLPNA; encoded by the coding sequence ATGCCCAAGCTGAAGACCAAATCGGGCGCTAAAAAGCGCTTCAAGGTGACTGCCACCGGCAAAGTGATGTTCGCCCATCGCGGCAAGCGTCACGGCATGATCAAGCGGACGAAGAAGCAAATCCGTCAGCTCCGCGGCACCAGCGTGCTGTTCAAGACCGACGGCGACAATGTCAAGAAGTACTTCTTGCCGAACGCCTGA
- the infC gene encoding translation initiation factor IF-3: protein MRRPNRAPAPAAKDGPRINDDIRNAQIQLIDQTGDNKGTVETMLAIKMAQEAGMDLVEISPNVSPPVCKIMDYGKYKYSAQKKAAEARKRQKTVEIKEIKLRPMIDDHDYDVKMRAMLRFFEEGDKVKITLRYRGREMAHQEIGTKLLDKIKTDVAELAKVEQDARFEGRQVVMVLAPR from the coding sequence ATTCGCCGTCCCAATAGAGCCCCGGCCCCTGCCGCCAAAGACGGGCCGCGCATCAATGATGATATTCGCAATGCGCAGATCCAGCTGATCGATCAGACAGGTGACAACAAAGGCACCGTCGAGACGATGCTCGCCATCAAGATGGCCCAGGAAGCCGGCATGGATCTGGTCGAGATCTCGCCAAATGTCAGCCCTCCCGTCTGCAAGATCATGGATTACGGGAAGTACAAGTATTCCGCGCAGAAGAAAGCCGCCGAAGCCCGCAAGCGCCAAAAGACCGTCGAGATCAAGGAGATCAAGCTCCGCCCGATGATCGACGATCACGACTACGACGTGAAGATGCGCGCGATGCTGCGGTTCTTCGAAGAAGGCGACAAGGTCAAGATCACGCTGCGCTATCGCGGCCGCGAAATGGCGCATCAGGAGATCGGCACCAAGCTGCTCGACAAGATCAAGACCGATGTCGCCGAGCTCGCCAAGGTCGAGCAGGACGCCCGGTTCGAGGGCCGTCAGGTCGTCATGGTCCTGGCGCCGCGCTGA
- a CDS encoding sulfite exporter TauE/SafE family protein, which produces MTFADFLPKDISLAIAMALCAVAFVSGTARGFSGFGAALIFMPLASSIAAPKLVAALLLVIDFVAAAPLLPNAWRKADRKATAVIVLGALVGVPIGTYFLSVLEPVTTRWIISCFVAALLLLLLSGWRYRGKDHAWLSVGIGGLSGFCSGLAQTGGPPIVGYWLGRPIAPIVARANIVLFFGASAFFSMVSYTTTGLISRESLVLSLIVGPAYAIGVAFGASLFGRASEKVFRGICYALIAMAVIAGLPVLDGILR; this is translated from the coding sequence ATGACCTTCGCGGATTTTCTCCCGAAGGACATCAGCCTCGCCATCGCGATGGCGCTCTGCGCCGTCGCTTTCGTTTCGGGCACCGCGCGCGGCTTCTCGGGCTTCGGCGCGGCCTTGATTTTCATGCCGCTGGCGAGCAGCATCGCTGCGCCAAAGCTCGTTGCCGCGCTGCTGCTCGTCATCGATTTCGTCGCAGCCGCACCGCTGCTGCCCAACGCCTGGCGGAAGGCCGATCGCAAGGCCACGGCTGTGATCGTGCTGGGTGCGCTGGTCGGCGTCCCCATCGGCACCTATTTCCTCAGCGTGCTTGAGCCCGTCACCACGCGCTGGATCATCTCCTGCTTCGTCGCCGCGCTGCTTCTGCTGCTGCTGTCGGGCTGGCGCTATCGCGGCAAGGACCACGCCTGGCTTTCGGTGGGCATCGGCGGCCTCTCTGGCTTCTGCAGCGGCTTGGCGCAGACCGGCGGGCCACCGATCGTCGGCTATTGGCTCGGCCGCCCCATCGCTCCCATCGTCGCGCGCGCCAACATCGTACTGTTTTTCGGCGCGTCGGCTTTCTTCTCGATGGTCAGCTACACCACCACTGGATTGATTTCCCGCGAGTCGCTCGTGCTGTCGCTGATCGTCGGCCCGGCCTATGCGATCGGCGTCGCCTTCGGGGCATCGTTATTCGGCCGCGCCAGCGAAAAAGTGTTTCGCGGCATATGCTACGCGCTGATCGCGATGGCGGTCATCGCCGGCCTGCCGGTGCTGGACGGGATTTTACGGTAG
- a CDS encoding metal-sensitive transcriptional regulator, giving the protein MRKGIKVSIGKRLGRIEGQVRGLQKMVEEDRYCIDIVTQISAVRAALRRVEEEVLKDHVAHCVEHAIASGDKADQREKIAELMAVIGRAER; this is encoded by the coding sequence ATGCGCAAGGGCATCAAGGTATCCATCGGAAAACGTCTCGGCAGGATCGAGGGCCAGGTTCGCGGCCTCCAAAAAATGGTCGAGGAGGACCGCTACTGCATCGACATCGTCACCCAGATTTCGGCGGTACGCGCCGCGCTGCGACGGGTCGAGGAAGAGGTCTTGAAGGACCACGTCGCCCATTGCGTCGAGCACGCCATTGCCAGTGGCGACAAGGCCGACCAGCGCGAGAAGATCGCGGAACTGATGGCGGTGATCGGGCGGGCGGAGCGGTAG
- a CDS encoding DUF559 domain-containing protein yields the protein MVDPKHPDWKVPAKLRANARALRRNSTDAERILWSELRAGRLSGVIFRRQVPIERYVANFICHAAKLVIELDGGQHFSDEGERADARRSAAIEATGFKILRFSNLDVMTNRAGVLETIATTIAERAPTPALPRKREREQTVSVEKKQP from the coding sequence ATGGTCGATCCCAAGCATCCGGACTGGAAAGTACCGGCCAAGCTGCGAGCCAATGCGCGCGCGCTCAGGCGCAACTCGACCGATGCAGAACGAATCCTTTGGTCGGAGTTGCGCGCCGGTCGGTTGAGCGGTGTGATTTTCCGCCGCCAAGTGCCGATCGAACGCTACGTCGCCAATTTCATCTGCCATGCGGCCAAGCTCGTCATCGAGCTCGATGGCGGCCAACACTTCTCGGATGAAGGGGAGCGCGCCGATGCGCGCCGCTCGGCCGCGATCGAAGCAACGGGCTTCAAGATACTCCGCTTCAGCAACCTCGATGTCATGACCAATCGTGCCGGCGTTCTCGAAACAATCGCGACTACCATCGCGGAGAGAGCCCCCACCCCAGCCCTCCCCCGCAAGCGGGAGAGGGAGCAGACCGTCTCCGTGGAGAAGAAGCAGCCATGA
- a CDS encoding alpha/beta hydrolase gives MTSAIPDAVLDFIEVGEGSSARRIAVRHRAGQGPGLVWLSGFKSDMQGGKAVALDGWAAEHGRAVVRFDYSGHGESSGDFADGTIGRWLEDSVAVFDRFCTGTQILIGSSMGGWMALLLAREIKKRSGKASLAGLVLIAPAPDFTEELMWKNFSPAVKKEIETKGFCLRPSEYADGTPYPITRKLIEEGRNHLVLGSAIDLGCPVRILQGAQDPDVPWQHAFALTHRLPADDVVLTMIQDGDHRLSRPQDIARILAAVAEIG, from the coding sequence ATGACCTCAGCAATTCCCGATGCCGTGCTCGACTTCATCGAAGTGGGCGAGGGCTCGTCCGCGCGCCGAATCGCGGTGCGCCACCGCGCCGGCCAAGGACCGGGGCTGGTCTGGCTCAGCGGCTTCAAGTCAGACATGCAGGGCGGCAAGGCGGTGGCCTTGGACGGCTGGGCCGCAGAGCATGGCCGCGCCGTGGTCCGGTTCGATTATTCCGGCCATGGCGAATCCAGCGGCGATTTCGCCGATGGAACCATCGGAAGGTGGCTCGAGGATAGCGTCGCCGTGTTCGACCGGTTCTGCACCGGTACGCAAATTCTGATCGGCTCCTCCATGGGCGGCTGGATGGCGCTGCTGCTCGCGCGCGAGATCAAGAAGCGTTCGGGAAAAGCGTCGCTGGCGGGCCTGGTGCTGATCGCGCCCGCGCCAGACTTCACGGAAGAGCTGATGTGGAAGAATTTCTCGCCCGCAGTGAAGAAAGAGATCGAGACCAAGGGTTTTTGCCTGCGGCCATCCGAATATGCCGACGGCACGCCCTATCCGATCACGCGCAAGCTGATCGAGGAGGGCCGCAACCATCTCGTGCTCGGCAGCGCCATCGATCTCGGCTGTCCCGTCCGCATTCTGCAAGGCGCCCAGGATCCCGACGTGCCGTGGCAGCACGCGTTCGCCTTGACGCATCGCCTGCCGGCCGACGACGTCGTGCTCACCATGATCCAGGACGGCGATCACCGCCTGTCCCGCCCGCAGGACATCGCGCGGATTCTTGCCGCAGTGGCGGAGATCGGGTGA
- the pheT gene encoding phenylalanine--tRNA ligase subunit beta, producing MKFTLSWLKDHLDTDEPLEKLADKLTMIGLEVENIEDKAKALKPFTIAKVVSAEQHPNADRLRVCMVDTGDGGAPVQVVCGAPNARAGLVSVFSPPGTYIPGKDITLGVGTIRGVESRGMLCSAAELQISNEHDGIMELPADAPIGAGYAEWAALGDPVIEINLTPNRQDCTGVHGIARDLAAADMGKLKDPSIKPIKGEFPCPVKVTVEDATLCPGFALRLVRGVKNGPSPQWLQKRLTAIGLRPINALVDITNFMTYDRARPLHVFDAKKVKGNLAVRRARDGEMLLALDGRSYNLDPAICVIADEHGVESLAGIMGGEASGCDETTTDVLIESALWNEINIAQTGRKLGINSDARYRFERGVDPAFMVPGLELATRLVMELCGGTPSENVVVGKSFGDDRIIDFPVTEVKRLSGIEVPMPEMKRILSHLGFMVAGAGPVVKIAVPSWRSDVHGKADIVEEVVRIYGVDKVPMTPFERGEDARKSVLTPLQLRTRRARRALASRGMVEAVTWSFITKPAAQLFGGGQRELEVANPIAADLSDMRPSLLPGLVAAAQANADRGFGDVALFEVGQVFRGDRPQDQFITASGARRGLASSDGLGRHWSGSAQADVFDVKADALAVLAAAGAPMQALQIVAGGPGWLHPGRSGTIQIGPQNVLGTFGEMHPRALEALGADGPLVVFEVILDRIPESKKKPTRAKPLIELSAFQPVTRDFAFIVDRAVKAGDIVRAAQGIDKKLITGVNVFDVYEGKGIDDDKKSIAIAVTIQPREKTLTDQEIEAVATKIVAEVTKKTGGTLRA from the coding sequence ATGAAATTCACCCTCTCCTGGCTGAAGGATCATCTCGATACCGACGAGCCCTTGGAAAAGCTTGCCGACAAGCTGACCATGATCGGGCTCGAGGTCGAGAACATCGAGGACAAGGCGAAGGCGCTGAAGCCTTTCACGATCGCGAAGGTGGTCTCGGCCGAGCAGCATCCGAACGCCGATCGCCTGCGCGTCTGCATGGTCGACACTGGGGACGGTGGCGCGCCGGTGCAGGTGGTGTGCGGGGCGCCGAATGCGCGTGCGGGACTCGTCAGCGTGTTTTCGCCGCCCGGCACCTACATTCCAGGCAAGGACATCACGCTCGGGGTCGGCACTATCAGAGGCGTCGAGAGCCGCGGCATGCTGTGCTCGGCGGCCGAGCTGCAGATCTCCAACGAGCATGACGGCATCATGGAATTGCCGGCCGATGCGCCGATCGGTGCCGGCTACGCCGAATGGGCGGCGCTCGGCGATCCCGTGATCGAGATCAATTTGACGCCGAACCGGCAGGATTGCACCGGCGTGCACGGCATCGCGCGCGACCTCGCCGCCGCCGACATGGGCAAGCTCAAAGATCCGTCGATCAAGCCGATCAAGGGCGAATTCCCCTGCCCGGTGAAGGTCACGGTGGAGGACGCGACGCTGTGCCCGGGCTTCGCACTTCGCCTGGTGCGCGGGGTGAAGAACGGCCCGTCGCCGCAATGGCTGCAGAAGCGGTTGACCGCGATCGGGCTGCGCCCGATCAACGCGCTGGTCGACATCACCAATTTCATGACCTACGACCGCGCCCGCCCGCTGCACGTGTTCGACGCCAAGAAGGTGAAAGGCAATCTCGCGGTCCGCCGCGCCCGTGACGGCGAGATGCTGCTCGCGCTCGACGGCCGCAGTTACAATCTCGATCCCGCGATTTGCGTGATCGCGGACGAGCACGGCGTCGAATCGCTCGCCGGCATTATGGGCGGCGAAGCCTCCGGCTGCGATGAGACCACCACCGACGTGCTGATCGAATCGGCGCTGTGGAACGAGATCAACATCGCCCAGACCGGCCGCAAGCTCGGCATCAACTCCGATGCACGCTATCGCTTCGAGCGGGGCGTCGATCCGGCCTTCATGGTGCCGGGGCTGGAGCTCGCCACCAGACTGGTGATGGAACTGTGCGGCGGCACGCCGTCGGAGAATGTCGTGGTCGGCAAGTCCTTCGGCGATGACCGCATCATCGATTTCCCCGTGACCGAGGTGAAGCGTCTCTCCGGCATCGAGGTGCCGATGCCAGAGATGAAGCGCATCCTCAGTCATCTCGGCTTCATGGTGGCGGGCGCAGGCCCGGTCGTGAAGATCGCGGTGCCGTCGTGGCGCTCCGACGTGCACGGCAAGGCTGACATCGTCGAGGAAGTTGTCCGCATCTACGGCGTCGACAAGGTGCCGATGACGCCGTTCGAGCGCGGCGAGGACGCGCGCAAATCCGTGCTGACCCCGCTCCAGCTTCGCACCCGCCGCGCCCGGCGCGCGCTCGCGAGCCGCGGTATGGTCGAGGCCGTGACGTGGTCGTTCATCACCAAGCCTGCGGCACAATTGTTCGGCGGCGGCCAGCGCGAGCTCGAAGTCGCCAACCCGATCGCCGCTGATCTCTCCGACATGCGCCCGAGTCTGCTGCCGGGCCTGGTCGCGGCCGCGCAGGCCAATGCCGATCGCGGTTTTGGCGACGTCGCGCTGTTCGAGGTCGGTCAGGTGTTTAGGGGCGATCGCCCGCAGGATCAGTTCATAACCGCGAGCGGCGCGCGCCGCGGCCTTGCGTCGTCGGATGGACTGGGACGGCATTGGTCGGGCTCGGCGCAAGCGGATGTCTTTGACGTCAAGGCCGACGCGCTCGCGGTGCTGGCCGCGGCTGGTGCGCCGATGCAGGCGCTGCAGATTGTCGCTGGCGGCCCCGGCTGGCTTCATCCGGGCCGCTCCGGCACGATCCAGATCGGACCGCAAAACGTGCTCGGCACGTTCGGCGAGATGCACCCGCGTGCGCTCGAGGCGCTCGGTGCCGACGGCCCGCTTGTTGTGTTCGAGGTAATCCTCGACCGCATTCCCGAGTCCAAGAAGAAGCCGACCCGCGCCAAGCCGCTGATCGAGCTGTCGGCGTTCCAGCCTGTTACGCGCGACTTCGCCTTCATCGTCGATCGCGCCGTGAAGGCCGGCGATATCGTTCGGGCCGCGCAAGGTATCGACAAGAAGCTGATCACCGGCGTCAACGTGTTCGACGTCTACGAAGGCAAGGGCATCGACGACGACAAGAAGTCAATCGCCATCGCGGTGACGATCCAGCCGCGCGAGAAGACGCTGACCGACCAGGAGATCGAGGCGGTTGCGACAAAGATCGTGGCGGAGGTCACAAAGAAGACCGGCGGCACGTTGAGAGCATGA
- a CDS encoding YiiX/YebB-like N1pC/P60 family cysteine hydrolase yields MGTVLDSVGKVIAAYLSKEVPGYEPFTPSDPEHLRGVIQPGDVMLVEGNNRISGIIKYLTQSTWSHAALYVGPIEGAHEPDGEPHVLIEANIGEGVTSAPLSKYYPYHTRICRPVGLSFEDRTTVCRYAINRIGFGYDTKNIVDLMRFLFPLPVPQRWRRRMIAIGSGDPTKIICSALIAQAFDAVRYPILPKITKAGSRAARREILHIRDSSLYMPRDFDISPYFEVVKPTIVHGFDYTALHWADKQKPLEEVAGSFGVFPETVRAPPLVPEAIDEEAQAEITAEQVSAEPAEMAERAAQ; encoded by the coding sequence ATGGGGACGGTCCTGGATTCAGTCGGCAAGGTGATTGCCGCGTACCTCTCGAAGGAGGTGCCGGGCTACGAGCCGTTCACGCCGAGCGACCCCGAGCACCTGCGCGGCGTGATCCAGCCCGGCGACGTGATGCTGGTCGAGGGCAACAACCGCATCTCCGGCATCATCAAATATCTGACGCAGTCGACCTGGTCGCATGCCGCACTGTATGTCGGCCCGATCGAGGGCGCGCATGAGCCTGACGGCGAGCCGCACGTGCTGATCGAGGCCAACATCGGCGAAGGCGTCACGTCCGCGCCGCTGTCAAAATACTACCCCTATCACACCCGGATCTGCCGCCCGGTCGGGCTGTCCTTTGAGGACCGCACCACGGTGTGCCGCTATGCGATCAACCGCATCGGCTTCGGCTACGACACCAAGAACATCGTCGACCTGATGCGCTTCCTGTTTCCGCTGCCGGTGCCGCAGCGCTGGCGGCGGCGCATGATCGCGATCGGCTCGGGCGATCCGACCAAGATCATCTGCTCGGCGCTGATCGCGCAGGCCTTCGACGCCGTGCGCTATCCGATCCTGCCGAAGATCACCAAGGCCGGCAGCCGCGCCGCACGCCGCGAGATCCTGCACATCCGCGATTCCTCGCTCTACATGCCCCGCGACTTCGATATCTCGCCCTATTTCGAAGTGGTCAAACCCACCATCGTGCACGGCTTCGACTACACAGCGCTGCACTGGGCCGACAAGCAAAAGCCGCTCGAGGAGGTAGCGGGCTCCTTCGGTGTGTTTCCAGAAACGGTCCGTGCGCCGCCGCTCGTTCCTGAAGCGATTGACGAAGAGGCGCAGGCCGAGATTACGGCTGAGCAAGTGAGCGCAGAACCTGCGGAGATGGCCGAACGCGCAGCGCAATGA
- the pheS gene encoding phenylalanine--tRNA ligase subunit alpha, whose protein sequence is MTDLTSLEQSILAQIAAAGDEAALEAVRVASLGKKGSISALLATLGKMSSDERKTQGAAINQAKDKVTEALAARRDVLKSVALDARLASETIDVTLPLRDAQADAGRIHPLSQVWDELTTIFADMGFSVAEGPDIETDDYNFTKLNFPEGHPAREMHDTFFFHPKEDGSRMLLRTHTSPVQVRTMLSQKPPIRVICPGRTYRIDSDATHTPQFHQVEGLVIDKHSHLGHLKWILHEFCKAFFEVDHLNMRFRPSFFPFTEPSLEVDLQCRRDKNEIRFGEGEDWMEILGCGMVHPNVLRACGIDPDEYQGFAWGMGIDRIAMLKYGIADLRQLFDSDVRWLNHYGFKPLEVPTLAGGLSS, encoded by the coding sequence ATGACCGACCTCACTAGCCTCGAACAGTCCATCCTCGCGCAAATCGCGGCTGCCGGCGACGAAGCCGCGCTCGAAGCCGTGCGCGTCGCCTCCCTCGGCAAGAAGGGCTCGATCTCCGCGCTGCTCGCCACGCTCGGCAAGATGTCGTCGGACGAGCGCAAGACCCAAGGCGCGGCGATCAACCAGGCCAAGGACAAGGTCACCGAGGCGCTCGCGGCACGACGCGACGTGCTGAAGTCGGTCGCACTCGATGCGCGGCTCGCGTCCGAGACCATCGACGTCACTCTGCCGCTGCGCGATGCGCAGGCCGACGCCGGCCGCATCCATCCGCTGAGCCAGGTCTGGGACGAGCTGACCACGATCTTCGCCGACATGGGATTCTCGGTCGCCGAAGGCCCTGACATCGAGACCGACGACTACAACTTCACCAAGCTGAATTTCCCGGAAGGCCATCCCGCGCGCGAGATGCACGACACCTTCTTCTTCCATCCGAAAGAAGACGGCTCGCGCATGCTGCTTCGAACCCACACCTCGCCGGTGCAGGTGCGCACGATGCTGAGCCAGAAGCCGCCGATCCGCGTGATCTGCCCGGGCCGCACCTACCGCATCGATTCGGACGCGACCCACACGCCGCAATTCCATCAGGTCGAAGGCCTCGTCATCGACAAGCATTCGCATCTCGGCCACCTCAAATGGATCCTGCACGAGTTCTGCAAGGCGTTCTTCGAGGTCGATCACCTCAACATGCGTTTCCGGCCGTCGTTCTTCCCGTTCACCGAGCCGTCGCTCGAGGTCGACCTGCAGTGCCGCCGCGACAAGAACGAGATCCGCTTCGGCGAGGGCGAGGACTGGATGGAGATCCTCGGCTGCGGCATGGTGCATCCGAATGTGCTGCGCGCCTGCGGCATCGATCCCGACGAGTATCAGGGCTTTGCCTGGGGCATGGGCATCGACCGCATCGCCATGCTGAAATACGGCATCGCGGACCTGCGCCAACTGTTCGACAGCGACGTCCGCTGGCTCAACCATTACGGCTTCAAGCCGCTGGAAGTGCCGACACTCGCGGGAGGGCTGAGCTCGTGA
- a CDS encoding FAD-dependent oxidoreductase, producing MTITRRSFLSASAAFAAAPVLRATAAPLPREADIVVIGAGAAGIAAARRVMAANRKVIVVEASSQIGGRCITDSTTFDVPFDRGARWMHNPDTNPMIRLARGAGLDVSPAPSGQKMRIGRRNARAGETEEFLAALVRANRSIDEAGRGKLDTSCGSVLPKDLGDWAGAVEFVLGASFAGKDLKELSAIDKARAQDRNAAIACRQGLGTLIARLGEQAPVALATPASRILWSNRDVSVETQAGRIAARAAIVTVSTNVLTSGAIKFAPDIPKRTLDAASKLSLGSYDHIVLQLPGNPLGLSRDDILIEQSNSTRTALMFANIGGSSLCSIDVGGSFGRDLSEQGEKAMAAFAKEWITKLFGSEAAAAVQKTAVTRWNASPYVMGAMSAASPGGQLSRRVLTEPIGNMFLAGEATHESLWGTVDGAWESGERAADAALRRIGALKDEPADVPTQSMKRRRTPRR from the coding sequence ATGACAATCACGCGCCGCAGTTTCCTATCGGCGTCGGCGGCCTTTGCCGCAGCGCCGGTCCTGCGCGCAACCGCCGCGCCGCTGCCGCGGGAGGCTGACATTGTCGTGATCGGTGCGGGTGCGGCCGGCATCGCTGCGGCGCGGCGCGTCATGGCGGCCAATCGCAAGGTCATCGTGGTAGAGGCATCCTCGCAAATCGGCGGGCGCTGCATCACCGACAGCACGACCTTCGACGTGCCGTTCGATCGCGGCGCGCGCTGGATGCACAATCCCGACACCAACCCGATGATCCGGCTGGCACGTGGTGCCGGGCTCGATGTCTCCCCGGCACCATCAGGCCAGAAGATGCGGATCGGCCGCCGCAATGCGCGCGCCGGCGAGACCGAGGAGTTTCTGGCCGCGCTGGTGCGCGCCAATCGTAGCATCGACGAGGCCGGACGTGGCAAGCTCGATACGTCCTGCGGGTCGGTGCTGCCGAAGGATCTCGGCGATTGGGCCGGCGCCGTCGAATTCGTGCTCGGTGCGAGTTTTGCGGGCAAAGACCTCAAAGAGCTGTCGGCGATCGACAAGGCCCGCGCGCAGGACCGCAATGCCGCGATCGCCTGTCGCCAAGGTCTAGGCACGCTGATCGCCAGGCTCGGCGAGCAGGCGCCGGTCGCGCTTGCAACGCCAGCAAGCCGGATCCTCTGGAGCAATCGCGACGTCAGCGTGGAGACGCAGGCCGGCAGGATCGCCGCGCGCGCCGCCATCGTCACGGTCTCAACCAATGTGCTAACGAGCGGTGCGATCAAGTTCGCGCCCGATATCCCCAAGCGTACGCTCGACGCGGCATCGAAGCTCAGCCTCGGCAGCTACGATCACATTGTGCTGCAACTGCCGGGCAATCCGCTCGGGCTGTCGCGCGACGACATCCTGATCGAGCAGAGCAACTCGACGCGCACCGCATTGATGTTCGCCAATATCGGCGGCTCCTCGCTATGCTCGATCGACGTCGGCGGCTCGTTCGGCCGCGATCTCTCCGAGCAGGGCGAGAAGGCGATGGCGGCTTTCGCGAAAGAGTGGATCACGAAGCTGTTCGGCAGCGAGGCCGCAGCCGCCGTGCAGAAGACAGCGGTGACGCGCTGGAACGCCTCGCCTTATGTGATGGGCGCGATGTCGGCGGCCTCGCCCGGCGGCCAGCTCTCGCGCAGGGTTTTGACCGAGCCGATCGGCAACATGTTCCTCGCCGGCGAAGCCACGCATGAGAGCTTGTGGGGCACCGTCGACGGCGCCTGGGAAAGCGGCGAGCGCGCCGCGGACGCCGCGCTCCGCAGGATCGGTGCGCTGAAGGACGAGCCGGCGGACGTGCCGACGCAGTCGATGAAGCGGCGGCGGACGCCGCGGCGGTGA